The DNA window ATCGATGAAAAGGGTGCAGAGGATAAATGCATTCTGGGCAATGAGTTGCCTACTTTTTATGATCAGTGAAAACTGGGTTGTGAAAACAGTAACACTCAAGTTGTTGTTATAAAGTTGTTATAAAACAGTGAATGAACATATGAATGAACATATGGCCACCTTACAAACAAACAGTACTATTCAATCTACACAGGAAATAGAATGTTTGGATAGGGGTATGAATCATGCTGGCACAATGTTAAATATTCTCATCCCCACATCACTACACATACAATTTCAAAATTATTCATAATAGTTACGCCCTCTGTTGAAGACACTGATTTTATTTTGGGTACCCGGGGACGTCATGCTGGACTGTGTCTTTGGGTGATTCACAAGTCAATAAACCATCTCTCAATTAAACTTTCTTTGGATATTTCTCCGTATGTTTTTTTCAACCCCAAAACAACTATTCAAGAAGTGTTCTGCCATCATCAAAAGTTATGGTAATTTTTGTTATTACCCGTATATAAGCCATGCACTGGTAAGGCCATGGAAATATTTGTAGCAAATTGTATTCAGTTTAGGTGATCATGAGTCATCAGTTACCAAGTGGATATGAAGCCAGAAGGTTTTATTTATCAACTCATTGTTGACTTTTGTGTTCATTAAAATTGGACATTTAGGGTCTAGTCTATGACAGACCTACATTAGCCTACTTAGGTTCTCCTAGTTAGTGATCAAGATCAAATAATAGACAATATATCAGCCATATCTACGGTGTTAATCAGGTCACAGACATGGCCAAGTATATCTGTGGACTGTGGGAACTGTTACCTCACCTGAACACCAAATTGCGCCAAAGTGGGGAGCGCTCAAGAGACCACatgtatacactcttagaaaaaagggttccaaatggGTTCTACGGTTGTTCCCATAGGATAACCAGGTATAACCTTTTTTGGTCCCAGGAAgtactcttttgggttccatgtagaaccctctgtggaaaggaatctacatggaacccaaaatggttttacctggaaccaaaaaaggttcttagaagggttctcctatggggagagcCCTTTTAGATTCAAGATCACACTTTTTTAAAGAGTGCAGGATAAAGCTAAGTGTGCGAGCATTATTGTCTGGATTTTATTATGGCACAGAATACAAGCTAAATGGAAAAGTGCATAATATTGTGGAATAGAATTCCCCCTCTGGTTAGGGCTTATCGGAAATTGAAACTGAAACTAAAACGTAGCCTCTGAAAACAACTGAAAAAGTTATTTCAGTGGAAAGGATCTTCGCGAATTCGGGGACTTGCCATCTCTCACCTTTTAATTCATAAGTTATTGATTAAAACAAATTTTAGACTATAAAAATGATGTTTAGAACGTGCGCGTTCGCTATGGCTGTAGGTCTATGCATTGACATAACCACATTTTGCGCACCGGGTTTTGGCGAATCTATTTCCAAAACtggaccaataacatttgatactTTCGGAAATGTGGTGCGTCTCTGGGTTGTAGCGGGGATTCGATTAGTTCTACTACTCGGTTTATCACTACTCACACTAGGATCGATAAAACCCGCATACAAGCGCTGGTTAGCGGTGCACTGTTTCCTTGCCCCGGTCTATGAGACTGGGCGACTGATGCTGTATGGAGGTTCACCGGAGAGCGCGTATGGATCGTTGGGGGGTCCAAGTTTGTGGCTATTGTGTACTGtggcagcagctgcagcagccTTATTTTGGGAGACAACTTTCCCTGACAGCAATGGAGAAAGTAACGGGAAAGAGAAGACGCAAAAGGCACGAGTGCTGTTCATGAGAGTCCTCCACTTCTACAGACCTGACACCCTCCTTTTGGTTGGGGCATTTATATTCCTGTCACTGGCAGTCCTTTGTAAGTATTTCATTGTTGTTTTGACAAAATTACTGAGTATCATATTGTAATGAAAAAggcctcgaaccctcgaccttctagcccgaagtccagcgcgctatcgactgtgccgcaaaagcatgttCGAGCGGTACAatcgatatccgcgcttataaacccagggtcgttgtaatatgatgatgatggtgagtaTGATGAAGATGGTGATTATGAAGAttataatgatggtggtggtggtgtgtgttttcaGGTGAGATGTTCATCCCATTCTACACTGGAAAGGTGATTGACATCTTGGGTACCCAGTACAAGTGGAATAACTTTCTCACAGCTATCATCCTCATGGGGCTTTACTCTTTGGGAAGGTAAGTTGATACAACAGAGAGCTTCTGTTTTTCACCACTACGGTCTTTATCAATTTTGCACATTGCATATTGTAGTAtgtataatgtatgtatgtaaaggTTATTGAATACACTGATTTCGCTGCTGCAAGTTCAACATTATTTAAACACTGCTGTAGCTTATGGTGTATGTTTGTTTCAGCTCTTTCAGTGCAGGCTGTCGAGGAGGCCTCTTCATGTGTGCCATCAACAGCTTCACCTCTCGAAtgaaagtagaactgtttggggCCCTGGTGAAGCAGGACATTGGCTTCTTTGAGACCATCAAGACAGGTAGAGACACGTGTATGATTATCCCAAACAGTAACTAATGATCAGTATGCAATCTGTTGTCTTGCTTGAATGTGTGGCACCCTTGTTGGTTCATGAAATTACTGTAATTGAAATGCACTTTCTATGTAACTTATTTTGTCGTCCAATGGACTGTACTCTTATGCGTGGCTGAACGTCTCTTGAAGACCCCACTTGTTTGTTCTTCTATGTGCCTTGGTTATTCAACGAAGTTGTAACTTTCACCTCTGAATTCTCGTAGGTGACATCACATCCAGGCTGTCCACAGACACAACTCTGATGGCTCGGGCGGTGGCCCTAAATGTCAATGTCCTACTGAGAACCCTCATTAAGACCGTGGGTATGCTGTCGCTCATGATGAGCCTGTCCTGGAAGCTCACTCTGCTCATGATGATGGAGACGCCCATCACTGGCCTGTTGCAAAGTGTCCATGACAACTATTACCTGGTATGGTACACTGTATCtgtaacctaaaagggttatttggctgtcgccataggataaccatttgaagaaccatttttagtTCCTTTTAGAacccctttggttccaggtagaaccttttctacggaggttctacctggatcccaaaagggttctacctggaactgaaaagggttttaccttgaaccaaaaagggttattctatggggacagcagaagaaccctttaggaatccttttttctaagagttgtTTGTGTCCAGATCAGAAGGTCCTGAAATGATATATTGGTCCCTGCAATGATTTGCTGAAATGATCTAATGCAGAAGGCCCTGACATTTTTGgtgtgaatatacagtacatgagaaGGTGACTGCTAAATGTACTGGGTAACCGTATAAAATAGAGTCTAGTAAATGTTATTGTGGATTGACTGTTCCTCAGAGGCTCTCTAAGGAGGTTCAGGACTCTATAGCCAGGGCGAACGAGGCAGCGGGGGAAACAGTTGGCGGAATCCGGACCGTCCGAAGCTTCAAAACTGAGCAGCATGAGGCTGGTCGCTATAACGACAGGTTGATGGACACCCACAATCTCAAGACCAGGCGTGACACCGTCAGGGCAGTCTACCTGCTCCTGAGAAGAGTGAGTATGCAGGGATCACTCCCTGTCCCCTTATGCTCAGAAGCAAGAATAATCAAGATCAAGAATAAGGCAAACTGCCGGTCAACAGTTCTTGTGATCTTCAGTGCACgtactgtgtatttgtgtgttacaGCTAACAGCGCTGGTAATGCAAGTGGCCATGCTGTACTATGGCAGACTGTTTATTCAGCGAGGTCAGATGAGCACTGGCAACCTGGTCTCTTTCATCCTCTACCAGTCTGACCTGGCAGACAATATCAGGGTACACTAATGCTACTTTATCTATGTGTCTCAGCCCCAGCGAGGCAAATGTCTTATCAACAACCGTTAACGTTCCATCGACCATTTAGAGGTGAAGAAATATTACAAgtttaatggcaatgcatttattACTAAGTACATCATGTAAAAGTTGCTATAGAGATGAGAAATATCAATGTTAGGGAATacaaaacacatatttttaaTAGTGTAGAAACTGTTAGTCCAAAGACCAACATGTATTGAGTTACGATGACACAATTATGTACAATAAATCTTCCCTCTGCCCTCTCAGACTTTGATTTACATTTTCGGCGACATGCTGAATTCAGTGGGGGCAGCTGGTAAGGTGTTTGAGTACCTGGACAGAGAGCCCCAGGTCAGCACCAAGGGGACCCTCCAACCAGAGGCCTTGACTGGACACGTCCACTtcaacaacctctccttctccTACCCCAACCGCCAGGAACGTAAAGTACTGCAGGTAAAGCTCACCTGGGAGGAGGGTAAAACACAAGGCAATCCTAACGGGCAGTTTCATCATcaccacatttttgcctttccTTGTGCCATTGCTGAGGTAGTGTGTCATTGGCTCTCTGCTTGTGTTAGGGCTTCTCTCTGGAGTTGAGGCCGGGTCAGCTGACTGCTCTGGTGGGGCCGTCAGGAGGGGGGAAGAGCACCTGTGTCAGTCTGCTGGAGAGGTTCTACCAGCCTCAGCAGGGAGAGATCCTATTGGACGGACTGCCACTGCAGAGCTACCAGCACCACTACCTACACAGGAAGGTAATATAGACAGCAACCAGCACCACGAGCAACACACCTGAACAGCAAAGTCATAAGACTATACCTACACAGATATAGCCACTTTTACATCTCTAGAGAAAGCATAGGAGTCAACATAACTAACTTTACCGTGCCTTTATGGCTACCAACTTTACAAGTATTTTCGCAGGAGATGAAACACTGCATTTGTTTTGATTGGCTGATTTGTGATTGGTTTTGCCCTACCAGGTGGCCATGGTGGGCCAGGAACCTGTTCTGTTCTCTGGGTCCATCAAGGACAACATTGCCTACGGTCTGGCAGACTGCTCTCTGGAGAGGGTACAGGAAGCTGCTCGCAGAGCCAATGCCCACAGCTTCATCAGCCAACTGGAGAAAGGTTACGACACAGGTACACTGGCCCATGATCAATGACAAATAGgaatattacatacagtaccagtcaaaagtttggacacacatactcaatcaagggtttttctttattttactattttctacattgtagaataatagtgaagacatcaaaactatgaaataacacatatggaatcacgtagtaaccaaaaaagtgttaaacaaatcaaaatatatttcagattttagattcttcaaagtagccaccctttgccttgatgacagctttgcacactcttggcattctctcaaccagcttcacctggaatgcttttccagccgtcttaaaggagttcctacatattcTGAgtagttgttggctgcttttccttcactctgcggtccaactcatcccaaaccatctcaattgggttgaggtcgggtgattgtggaggccaggtcacctgatgcagcactccatcactctccttcttggtcaaatagaccttacacagccaggaggtgtgttgggtaattgtgctgttgaaaaacaaatgatagtcccactaagcgcaaaccagatgggacggcgtattgctgcagaatgctgtggtagccatgttggttatgtgccttgaattctatataaatcactgacagtgtcaccagtcaagcacccccacaccatcacacctcctcctccatgcttcacagtaggaaccacacatgcggagatcatccgttcacctactctgcgtctcacaaagacacagcggttggaaccaaaaataaatttttttaactcatcagaccaaaggacagatttccaccggtctaatgtccattgctcgtgtttcttgtcccaagcaagtctcttcttcttattggtgtcctttagtagtggtttctttgcagcaatgcaACCATGAAGACCtggttcacgcagtctcctctgaacagttgatgttgagatgtgtctgttacttgaactatgtgaagcatttatttgagctgcaatctgaggtgcaactaatgaacttatcctctgcagcagaggtaactctgggtctccctttcctgtggcgattatttcatagttttgatgtcgtcactattattctacaatgtagaaaatagtaaaaaataaagaaaaactcaaatgagtaggtgtgtccaaacttttgactggtactgtatatcactgcTGGATGACCACAAGGAGAGACTCGATAaatgtattgtctgtctgtccatctactAGATGTAGGAGAGCGGGGAGGTCAGCTGTCCGGCGGTGAGAAGCAGCGTATCGCCATCGCCAGAGCTCTGATCAGAGAGCCACAGGTCCTCATCCTGGACGAGGTCACTAGTGCACTGGACACGGAGAGCGAACACATGGTACGACATCCCTCCTCACATGAACCATATAGCTTTAGCCTTCCATCTTTCATACTCTCAATATGGTTAGTGCTATTGGTTTCATATACATACTACGTAGATATAGCTAGCATTTACATTCTCAATAGGGTTAGCGCTAGCTAGCAGTTTCACTCAGTTCCCTCTATCTCAGGTCCAGGAGGCCCTGGCTAGCTGCCCCTCCCAGACCCTGCTGGTGATTGCTCACAGGCTGAAGACCATTGAGAGGGCAGATCAGATCATTCTGATTGACCAGGGGACTGTCCAGGAGCAGGGCACTcaccaggagttgatggacaggaAGGGGAGCTACTACAAACTAAGAGAGAGACTGTTCACGGAAGCCGACGCGCCACATTGACCAAAACAATGCTACTGTTTGAACTGTAAATAGTGATGATGTCATTTACTGACTCTCACTCTGACCAATACTCACTACCTTCTAATATACTGTAAATTGCAATTCGATGTAAATATTGGATATCGTTATAGATTGTCTTTTTCATAAAAGATGGGCACTTCTGTTGGTGATATTTTTAGTTGTTTTGATTTCATTTTATTGTCTCGTTCTTCCCTTCACTGTATTtgattttgtaaaaaaaagaaaaggaaatgtTTGATGAATAAATAGAGGGGCAGTAAGTGACCCTCGTTATAAAACCATGATGTTCTGGAGCAAAGGTCTattatattcaaatcaaatcaaatgtatttatatagcccttcttacatcagctgatatctcaaagtgctgtacagaaacccagcctaaaaccccaaacagcaagcaatgcagatgtagaagcacagtggctaggaaaaactccctagaaaggccaaaacctaggaagaaacctagagaggaaccaggctatgaggggtggccagtcctcttctggctgtgccgggtggagattataacagaacatggccaagatgttcaaatgttcataaMtgaccagcatggtcaaataataataatcacagtagttgtcgagggtgcaacaagtcagMacctcaggagtaaatgtcagttggcttttcatagccgatcatgcaTAGCATctttaccgctcctgctgtctctagagagttgaaaacaacaggtctgggacaggtagcacgtccggtgaacaggtcagggttccatagccgcRggcagaacagttgaaactgaagcagtagcacggccaggtggactggggacagcaaggagtcatcatgccaggtagtcctgaggtatggtcctagggctcaggtcctccgagagagagaaagaaagagagagatagaattagagagagcatacttaaattcacacaggacaccggataagacaggagaagtactccagatataacagactgaccctagcccctcgacacataaactactgcagcataaatactggaggctgagacaggaggggtcaggagacactgtggccccatccgatgatacccctgaacaggcaggatataaccccacccactttgccaaagcacagcccccacaccacgagAGGGATATCTCCTATCCAAGAGAAGAAATCATCTATTAAACATTTTAACCTCTCGCTAAACCACCTCTAATTTAATCTGACgcttgttttacatttcctgtacACATCCATATCCATTGTTGTGAATGCTTTTGTCTAAGTGTAGTATCAGTGTGACAGACTTGCCGGCAGCCATTTTGTGGCGAAGTGTAACCTAAGCATTGGTTTAGAGATAAAATGTTTGCTGGCATTTTTATTGTGCATGAGCTTTTGTCTTCTTTTTTGTGGGTTGTCTGATCCACATGAGTGTGTATATGAGCACATTTTATTGTGGTATGGGATGAATATTTGTTATTTTACCACACAGAGCGCAAAGTCTTGGAAAGTCCCTAGAGGCCCGTCCCTTTTTAttttttcagatgtttttggCAGGCTGCCTGGCTGCACCATGGCTAAAGCCACAACACGATGTCAGTACTCCACTTCCCCCTACCAGAGGCTAATAACACATAGACCTTAGGTGATACTGGCAACCATTTTATGACCAGATCTGTGACTAGTACACATCACCATGAAATGGCGGCAGTGGAGTCTCATACAAATATTGAACATTTCCTTAACACTAATCTGGAAAACACTTGCAGGTGTTTTCAAGTATTCACTTAGTCAGTGTCTGCATTGTCAGTTAGCCAT is part of the Salvelinus sp. IW2-2015 unplaced genomic scaffold, ASM291031v2 Un_scaffold3438, whole genome shotgun sequence genome and encodes:
- the LOC112075849 gene encoding antigen peptide transporter 2, whose product is MMFRTCAFAMAVGLCIDITTFCAPGFGESISKTGPITFDTFGNVVRLWVVAGIRLVLLLGLSLLTLGSIKPAYKRWLAVHCFLAPVYETGRLMLYGGSPESAYGSLGGPSLWLLCTVAAAAAALFWETTFPDSNGESNGKEKTQKARVLFMRVLHFYRPDTLLLVGAFIFLSLAVLCEMFIPFYTGKVIDILGTQYKWNNFLTAIILMGLYSLGSSFSAGCRGGLFMCAINSFTSRMKVELFGALVKQDIGFFETIKTGDITSRLSTDTTLMARAVALNVNVLLRTLIKTVGMLSLMMSLSWKLTLLMMMETPITGLLQSVHDNYYLRLSKEVQDSIARANEAAGETVGGIRTVRSFKTEQHEAGRYNDRLMDTHNLKTRRDTVRAVYLLLRRLTALVMQVAMLYYGRLFIQRGQMSTGNLVSFILYQSDLADNIRTLIYIFGDMLNSVGAAGKVFEYLDREPQVSTKGTLQPEALTGHVHFNNLSFSYPNRQERKVLQGFSLELRPGQLTALVGPSGGGKSTCVSLLERFYQPQQGEILLDGLPLQSYQHHYLHRKVAMVGQEPVLFSGSIKDNIAYGLADCSLERVQEAARRANAHSFISQLEKGYDTDVGERGGQLSGGEKQRIAIARALIREPQVLILDEVTSALDTESEHMVQEALASCPSQTLLVIAHRLKTIERADQIILIDQGTVQEQGTHQELMDRKGSYYKLRERLFTEADAPH